The DNA segment GACGGACGCGAATGTCTGCGAAGACAGGCCGCCGGGTGTTGAAGATTAGAAATTCGGACGGCTGCGGTACTCCGGTCTTGATGGTGTCGCGGATCACCTCTCCGTTGCGCGCGGCCGGAAAATCATATCCGTCGTGCCAGCGCAGCGGCTCCCGCTCGACGCGGAAATCGTAGAGGCTGCGTTTGAAGGCTTCGAAATGGCCGTTGGCCTCGCGATAGAAATCGAGCCTGATCTCGTCGAAATTCCACAGGCCGCGATTGATCGGCAAATCACGTCCCCAATACTCCGGATTGCGTGTCAGCGTCACGCTGACGCCCGGATTGACCGTACTCACGCGATACGGCCCCGAGCCGAGCGGAGCTTTCATCGAGGTTTCCTCGAAGGTGGCGGAGTTGACGGCGTGCCGGGGCAGGATCGGCATCAAGCCGAGGATCAAGGGCAGTTCGCGATCTTGCGTCCCGCCAAAGTCGAACCGCACCGTCAGCGAATCCGGCGCCTCGGCCTTGGCAACTTTCGCATAGTACGAGCGGTAATTGGGGCGTCCCTTGTCGCGCAGCAGCGTCCAGGAGAACAGCACGTCGTCCGCGGTGACCGGCTTGCCATCGGAAAAGCGCGCCCGCGGATCGAGGCGAAAGGTGACATAGCTTCTCGCCTCATCGGTCTCGACGCTTCGGGCAAGCAGGCCATAGAGCGTGAAGGCCTCGTCATAGCCTCGCGCCATCAGGCTCTCGACCACGAATCCCCTGATCTGCGGGACGGCCAATCCCCGCACGATCAACGGATTGAGACTGTCGAAGGTCCCTACAAGCCCCTCGACCAGCCGTCCGCCCTTCGGCGCATCGGGATTGACGTAGGGCATATGGGCAAATGTCGCGGGCTGCGCCGGCTCGCCGTGCATGGCGATCGCATGACTTTCGGCGGCAAAGGCTCGGCCGTGACCGGACGGAGCAGCCCCAACCGCAACCATGCACAGTGCGGCTGCGATGCATCGATGCGCCGGAATCCACCCATTGGCGCGTCGATTTGATTGGGTCTGGCTCACACTTTCCTGTACCACAACGGCCCGGTTCCCACCGTGACACGCTCCGCGCGACCTCGGCATTGATCTTTTCGTCGGCCTCTGTATGAAGGCGTCCAATTGACCAATCGGGCAGGGGCTTGTCACGCATCCGCCTCAATTGGCAAGGAGACAGCCGCCAAAATGGCAGGGTTTCAGTGCCTTTAGCGGTTTTCGGCGCTTCCGTTCAGAAAGGGTTTTCCGCAATGAATTTCCGTATGTTGGCCGCGCCAGCCTGGCCGCATGGGCGCGTTTTCGCCTTGATGGCGGCGACAGCCCTGGGCGCCACGTTCCTTGCGACCGACGTGTGGGCCCAGGCACCGGCGCCGGCCCCCGCCGCTCCGGCGGCGCCCAAGGCCGCGCCCAAGGCGCCGGCCGCGCCGAAGGCCGCCCAGAAGGCCGCCCCGGCGGCGCCCGCTCCGGCCCCGCAGGGCGCCCCACCGGCTGCGGCCGGCCAACCGGCTGCCCCGCCCGCAGACCAGCAGGTCCAACTGATTTACGCACCGTGGACGAAGTTCTGTCTCAAGGGCCAGGACGCCGGCGCCAAGCAAGTCTGCTTCACCGGCAAGGACGGCCGGATCGAGTCCGGTCAGCCGGTCGTTGCCGCCGTCGTGATCGAACCGGAAGGCGAGCCGAAGAAGATTCTGCGCGTCACGCTGCCGCTCGGCATGCTGCTCGTTCACGGCACCCGCATCATCGTCGACAGCAATCAGCCGGCACAGAGCCCGTATGTGATCTGTTTCCAGAACGGCTGCATGTCCGACTATGACGTGACCCCCGAACTGCTCGGCAACATGAAGAAGGGGCAGAACCTCGTTGTTCAGGCGATCAGCTCCAACGGCCAGCCGGTGACGCTCGCGCTGCCGCTTTCCGATTTCGCCAAGGCCTATGACGGTCCTCCGACCGATCCGAAGGTGTTCGAGGAGAACCAGAAGAAGCTGCAAGAGGAATTGCAGAAGCGCGCCGAGGAAGCCCGCAAGAAGCTCGAAGCTGGCGGTGGTCAGGCCGCTGCTCCGGCCGCGAAGTAAGTTTTCTCACATCGTGAACAAAAAAAGGCGCTCGAACCGAGCGCCTTTTTCTTTTGCAGATTGCGCGAGGTCAGTTGAGCGACGGATTGCGCGGGCGATAACCGCCGGACTTGTCCTTCACGAAAATCTCGGAGACCTGCGAATGCCGGATCGGCTGGCCTGAGTCGTCGGGCAAAAGATTCTGCTCCGAGACATAGGCGACGTATTCGGATTCGGAATTTTCCGCGAGCAGATGGTAGAACGGCTGATCCTTGTGAGGGCGGACCTCTTCAGGGATCGACAGCCACCATTCCTCGGTGTTGTTGAATTCCGGATCGATATCGAAAATCACGCCACGGAACGAGAAGATCCGGTGGCGGACGATCTGCCCGATCTGGAACTTGGCGGTACGCGTTTTGATCATAGCTCGTCGATAGACCATGACGGGGTCCGATGCTAGAGGCTAGCCCGCGAATTAACGTTAGCCACTGATCCCACGCATAGCGGCAAGTCGGGGCGAACATGACGAAAAGACCCCGCTCAAAGCTCCGATTGACCGCACCTGCATGGCCGACGTTCTCAATCTTGCGCTTCCCTATTTCAGCCTGATCTTCATCGGCTTTGTCTGCGGCAGGCTTCGCCGGTTGCCAGAGCAGGGGCTGGCCTGGATGAATTTCTTTTTGCTGTATGTGTCTCTGCCGGCGCTGCTCTTTGGAATCACTTCAAGGACGCCGTTTGAAGAACTCAACAACCCGCCATTTCTGATTGCGACCACCTGTGGGACGGCGCTCGCGTTCTTTCTCGCCATGGGAACCGGGAGGCTGGTCGGAAAAATCTCGTTCCGCGACGCGACGCTCGCCGGACTGGCCGGCGGCTACGGCAATATCGGCTATATGGGTCCGGGGCTCGCACTGGCGGTTCTCGGCGCCAAGGCTTCCGCGCCGACCGCGCTGATTTTCTGCTGCGACAGCATCTTCCTGTTTTC comes from the Bradyrhizobium erythrophlei genome and includes:
- a CDS encoding extracellular solute-binding protein gives rise to the protein MVAVGAAPSGHGRAFAAESHAIAMHGEPAQPATFAHMPYVNPDAPKGGRLVEGLVGTFDSLNPLIVRGLAVPQIRGFVVESLMARGYDEAFTLYGLLARSVETDEARSYVTFRLDPRARFSDGKPVTADDVLFSWTLLRDKGRPNYRSYYAKVAKAEAPDSLTVRFDFGGTQDRELPLILGLMPILPRHAVNSATFEETSMKAPLGSGPYRVSTVNPGVSVTLTRNPEYWGRDLPINRGLWNFDEIRLDFYREANGHFEAFKRSLYDFRVEREPLRWHDGYDFPAARNGEVIRDTIKTGVPQPSEFLIFNTRRPVFADIRVRQALTLLFDFEWINRNYFFGLYGRAAGFFAGSELSADGRAADDRELAFLKPYASQIPPDILDGTYRLPATDGSGRDRTSLREALNLLSQAGYELDGTILRQRATRTPLTFEILVNTRDQERIALAFSRDLKRAGIEAKVRAVDAVQFDQRRLGYDFDMIQNRWDQSLSPGNEQFFYWGSEAAGNPGTRNYMGARDPAIDAMINGMLAARYRSAFVSAVRALDRVLISGFYAIPIFNVREQWVARWNRIERPGITALTGYLPETWWYRAQQSK
- a CDS encoding invasion associated locus B family protein, whose protein sequence is MNFRMLAAPAWPHGRVFALMAATALGATFLATDVWAQAPAPAPAAPAAPKAAPKAPAAPKAAQKAAPAAPAPAPQGAPPAAAGQPAAPPADQQVQLIYAPWTKFCLKGQDAGAKQVCFTGKDGRIESGQPVVAAVVIEPEGEPKKILRVTLPLGMLLVHGTRIIVDSNQPAQSPYVICFQNGCMSDYDVTPELLGNMKKGQNLVVQAISSNGQPVTLALPLSDFAKAYDGPPTDPKVFEENQKKLQEELQKRAEEARKKLEAGGGQAAAPAAK
- the hspQ gene encoding heat shock protein HspQ; translation: MIKTRTAKFQIGQIVRHRIFSFRGVIFDIDPEFNNTEEWWLSIPEEVRPHKDQPFYHLLAENSESEYVAYVSEQNLLPDDSGQPIRHSQVSEIFVKDKSGGYRPRNPSLN